A window of Hippoglossus stenolepis isolate QCI-W04-F060 chromosome 18, HSTE1.2, whole genome shotgun sequence contains these coding sequences:
- the naif1 gene encoding nuclear apoptosis-inducing factor 1, giving the protein MALAAKKRKMNFSEREVEIIVEEIERHKHTLVNHFNAGVTHMAKNNAWLEILKKVNSVTTCPRELSEVKKKWSDMKTEVRRKVAQARAAIEGTSADCTPVPVILSAMQQRICNLLGEATIISLSAGDTDISLHGAVHSDTSVPLAEALPAASATVCDEAKPLNTETTYCTLEDGGVVEYCTTTVSDSAPTVVAAVEAPVEMLASSSSSPPPPPQAQAKPQELKSRIALNSARLLQEQRVTNVHIRQIAQHLEGQNELLHMMRRSQEAQAFAQERQAQALEGTQAALLALVQMLRPVLKDLRKFLQSGTEVENTSGSAIAMTDGSGPEEQNRPKTPPAPPPQQTEETQ; this is encoded by the exons ATGGCGTTAGCCGCCAAGAAGCGGAAGATGAACTTCTCGGAGCGGGAGGTGGAGATCATCGTGGAGGAGATCGAGCGCCACAAACACACGCTGGTGAACCACTTTAACGCTGGAGTCACGCACATGGCGAAGAACAACGCGTGGCTGGAGATCCTGAAGAAGGTGAACAGCGTCACCACCTGCCCCCGAGAGCTGTCCGAGGTCAAGAAGAAGTGGTCCGACATGAAGACCGAGGTCCGCAGGAAGGTGGCGCAGGCGAGGGCGGCCATCGAGGGCACGTCCGCGGACTGCACTCCAGTTCCCGTCATCCTTAGCGCCATGCAGCAGCGCATCTGCAACCTGCTGGGGGAGGCGACCATCATCAGTCTATCCGCAGGGGACACGGACATCAGTCTGCACGGGGCCGTGCACAGCGACACCAGCGTCCCCCTGGCGGAGG ctcttcctgctgcttcagCGACCGTCTGTGACGAAGCGAAGCCTCTGAACA CTGAAACCACGTATTGCACGTTAGAGGACGGCGGCGTGGTGGAGTACTGCACCACCACTGTGAGTGACTCCGCCCCCACTGTGGTGGCAGCCGTCGAGGCTCCTGTAGAGATGCTGgcctcgtcctcttcctccccgccgcctcctcctcaggCCCAGGCCAAACCTCAGGAGCTGAAGAGCCGCATCGCCCTCAACTCCGCCCGCCTGCTGCAGGAGCAACGCGTCACCAACGTGCACATCCGGCAGATCGCCCAGCACCTGGAGGGCCAGAACGAGCTGCTGCACATGATGCGGCGCTCGCAGGAGGCGCAGGCGTTCGCACAGGAGAGACAGGCCCAGGCGCTGGAGGGGACGCAGGCCGCCCTGCTGGCGCTGGTGCAGATGCTCAGACCGGTTCTGAAAGACCTTCGCAAATTCCTGCAGAGCGGGACGGAGGTCGAAAACACCAGCGGCTCCGCAATAGCAATGACTGATGGGTCAGGACCAGAAGAACAAAACAGACCTAAAACTCCACCTGCACCTCCGCCACAGCAAACTGAGGAGACGCAgtag
- the slc25a25b gene encoding calcium-binding mitochondrial carrier protein SCaMC-2-B isoform X1: MQQQPPLLGDVFCQCRSADPEDSSSVPPSKPPGSRQPADPGPACDICGGPEQEHRMKVLFQVLDVNRDGGICLSDLTIGLKKLGVHRTELELKKIVKAGDKDLDGQLDFGEFVHYLRDHEKKLRLVFKSLDKKNDGHIDSQEIMQSLRDLGVNISEEQAEKILRRIRRGHVWAPILYMDKNGTMTIDWNEWRDYHLLHPAGNIPEIILYWKHSTIFDVGESLTIPDEFTAEEKKTGMWWRHLVAGGGAGAVSRTCTAPLDRLKVLMQVHASKSNSMHISGGFTHMIREGGVRSLWRGNGINVIKIGPESAIKFMAYEHIKRLIGSNQETLGIAERLVAGSLAGVIAQSSIYPMEVLKTRLALRRTGQFSGILDCAKHIFQREGGAAFYKGYVPNMLGIIPYAGIDLAVYETLKNSWLQRYATDSADPGVFVLLACGTTSSTCGQLASYPLALVRTRMQAQATLEGGPQMSMTGLFRHIVRTEGATGLYRGLAPNFMKVIPSVSISYVVYEHLKITLGVQSR, from the exons atgcagcagcagcctcctctgctcGGGGACGTTTTCTGTCAGTGCCGCTCCGCAGACCCGGAGGACTCCTCCTCGGTTCCCCCCTCGAAGCCTCCCGGCAGCCGGCAGCCCGCCGACCCGGGGCCGGCCTGTGACATCTGCGGGGGACCGGAGCAGGAGCACCGGATGAAGGTTCTGTTCCAGGTCCTGGATGTGAACCGGGACGGAGGAATCTGTCTGAGCGACCTGACGATCGGGCTGAAGAAGTTAGGAGTTCACCGGACTGAGCTCGAGCTCAAG AAAATAGTGAAAGCCGGAGACAAAGACCTGGACGGACAGTTGGACTTTGGGGAGTTTGTCCATTATCTCAGAGACCATGAGAAGAAACTCCGGCTCGTCTTTAAGAGTCTGGACAAGAAGAACGATG GTCACATCGACTCACAGGAGATAATGCAGTCTCTGCGAGACCTGGGCGTGAACATCTCTGAGGAACAGGCGGAGAAGATTCTCAGGAG AATAAGGAGGGGTCATGTCTGGGCCCCTATCTTGTA TATGGATAAGAATGGAACGATGACGATCGACTGGAACGAGTGGCGAGATTATCACCTCCTGCATCCAGCAGGCAACATCCCTGAGATCATCCTCTACTGGAAACACTCCACG ATCTTTGACGTAGGTGAGAGTTTAACGATTCCCGATGAATTCACggcagaagagaagaaaacgGGAATGTGGTGgcgacacctagtggctggaggaggagctggagcggTGTCTCGAacctgcacagctccactgGACAGGCTGAAAGTTCTCATGCAG GTTCACGCCTCCAAGAGCAACAGCATGCACATCTCTGGGGGCTTCACCCACATGATCCGTGAGGGCGGCGTTCGGTCCCTGTGGAGAGGCAACGGCATCAATGTCATCAAGATCGGCCCCGAGTCTGCAATCAAGTTCATGGCCTATGAGCAT ATTAAACGATTAATCGGAAGTAACCAGGAGACGTTGGGCATCGCAGAGCGCCTGGTGGCGGGCTCTCTGGCCGGAGTGATCGCTCAGAGCAGCATCTACCCCATGGAG GTCCTGAAGACCCGCTTGGCGCTGAGGAGGACGGGTCAGTTCTCCGGCATCTTGGATTGTGCCAAACACATCttccagagggaggggggggcggcTTTCTACAAGGGCTACGTCCCCAACATGCTGGGCATCATCCCCTACGCTGGGATCGACCTGGCTGTCTACGag ACTCTGAAGAACTCGTGGCTCCAGCGTTACGCCACTGACAGCGCTGATCCCGGCGTGTTTGTGCTTCTGGCCTGCGGCACCACCTCCAGCACGTGTGGTCAGCTGGCCAGTTACCCGCTCGCCCTGGTCAGGACGCGCATGCAGGCACAAG CTACTCTGGAAGGAGGCCCTCAGATGAGCATGACGGGCCTGTTCAGACACATCGTCAGGACCGAGGGCGCCACGGGACTCTACCGAGGTCTGGCGCCCAACTTCATGAAGGTCATTCCGTCTGTTAGCATCAGCTACGTGGTGTACGAGCATCTGAAGATCACTCTGGGGGTCCAGtcaaggtga
- the slc25a25b gene encoding calcium-binding mitochondrial carrier protein SCaMC-2-B isoform X3, with the protein MLQNMLRSLSQRLCGSAECKPADSQLPAEKPAPENCREVEASLQGTTAHSSDRKETSSGTVTAKKPSVLILVEPPAEQKIVKAGDKDLDGQLDFGEFVHYLRDHEKKLRLVFKSLDKKNDGHIDSQEIMQSLRDLGVNISEEQAEKILRRIRRGHVWAPILYMDKNGTMTIDWNEWRDYHLLHPAGNIPEIILYWKHSTIFDVGESLTIPDEFTAEEKKTGMWWRHLVAGGGAGAVSRTCTAPLDRLKVLMQVHASKSNSMHISGGFTHMIREGGVRSLWRGNGINVIKIGPESAIKFMAYEHIKRLIGSNQETLGIAERLVAGSLAGVIAQSSIYPMEVLKTRLALRRTGQFSGILDCAKHIFQREGGAAFYKGYVPNMLGIIPYAGIDLAVYETLKNSWLQRYATDSADPGVFVLLACGTTSSTCGQLASYPLALVRTRMQAQATLEGGPQMSMTGLFRHIVRTEGATGLYRGLAPNFMKVIPSVSISYVVYEHLKITLGVQSR; encoded by the exons ATGCTGCAGAACATGCTGCGCTCCCTGAGTCAGAGACTTTGTGGCAGCGCAGAGTGTAAACCTGCCGACTCACAGCTGCCAGCAGAGAAACCAGCTCCAGAGAACTGCAGGGAGGTGGAGGCTTCTCTCCAGGGGACGACTGCACACTCGTCTGACAGGAAAGAAACCAGCAGTGGTACAGTCACTGCGAAGAAGCCCTCAGTGTTGATCCTGGTGGAGCCACCTGCAGAACAG AAAATAGTGAAAGCCGGAGACAAAGACCTGGACGGACAGTTGGACTTTGGGGAGTTTGTCCATTATCTCAGAGACCATGAGAAGAAACTCCGGCTCGTCTTTAAGAGTCTGGACAAGAAGAACGATG GTCACATCGACTCACAGGAGATAATGCAGTCTCTGCGAGACCTGGGCGTGAACATCTCTGAGGAACAGGCGGAGAAGATTCTCAGGAG AATAAGGAGGGGTCATGTCTGGGCCCCTATCTTGTA TATGGATAAGAATGGAACGATGACGATCGACTGGAACGAGTGGCGAGATTATCACCTCCTGCATCCAGCAGGCAACATCCCTGAGATCATCCTCTACTGGAAACACTCCACG ATCTTTGACGTAGGTGAGAGTTTAACGATTCCCGATGAATTCACggcagaagagaagaaaacgGGAATGTGGTGgcgacacctagtggctggaggaggagctggagcggTGTCTCGAacctgcacagctccactgGACAGGCTGAAAGTTCTCATGCAG GTTCACGCCTCCAAGAGCAACAGCATGCACATCTCTGGGGGCTTCACCCACATGATCCGTGAGGGCGGCGTTCGGTCCCTGTGGAGAGGCAACGGCATCAATGTCATCAAGATCGGCCCCGAGTCTGCAATCAAGTTCATGGCCTATGAGCAT ATTAAACGATTAATCGGAAGTAACCAGGAGACGTTGGGCATCGCAGAGCGCCTGGTGGCGGGCTCTCTGGCCGGAGTGATCGCTCAGAGCAGCATCTACCCCATGGAG GTCCTGAAGACCCGCTTGGCGCTGAGGAGGACGGGTCAGTTCTCCGGCATCTTGGATTGTGCCAAACACATCttccagagggaggggggggcggcTTTCTACAAGGGCTACGTCCCCAACATGCTGGGCATCATCCCCTACGCTGGGATCGACCTGGCTGTCTACGag ACTCTGAAGAACTCGTGGCTCCAGCGTTACGCCACTGACAGCGCTGATCCCGGCGTGTTTGTGCTTCTGGCCTGCGGCACCACCTCCAGCACGTGTGGTCAGCTGGCCAGTTACCCGCTCGCCCTGGTCAGGACGCGCATGCAGGCACAAG CTACTCTGGAAGGAGGCCCTCAGATGAGCATGACGGGCCTGTTCAGACACATCGTCAGGACCGAGGGCGCCACGGGACTCTACCGAGGTCTGGCGCCCAACTTCATGAAGGTCATTCCGTCTGTTAGCATCAGCTACGTGGTGTACGAGCATCTGAAGATCACTCTGGGGGTCCAGtcaaggtga
- the slc25a25b gene encoding calcium-binding mitochondrial carrier protein SCaMC-2-B isoform X4: MDLDEINRRVLRTDILLIQKIVKAGDKDLDGQLDFGEFVHYLRDHEKKLRLVFKSLDKKNDGHIDSQEIMQSLRDLGVNISEEQAEKILRRIRRGHVWAPILYMDKNGTMTIDWNEWRDYHLLHPAGNIPEIILYWKHSTIFDVGESLTIPDEFTAEEKKTGMWWRHLVAGGGAGAVSRTCTAPLDRLKVLMQVHASKSNSMHISGGFTHMIREGGVRSLWRGNGINVIKIGPESAIKFMAYEHIKRLIGSNQETLGIAERLVAGSLAGVIAQSSIYPMEVLKTRLALRRTGQFSGILDCAKHIFQREGGAAFYKGYVPNMLGIIPYAGIDLAVYETLKNSWLQRYATDSADPGVFVLLACGTTSSTCGQLASYPLALVRTRMQAQATLEGGPQMSMTGLFRHIVRTEGATGLYRGLAPNFMKVIPSVSISYVVYEHLKITLGVQSR, from the exons atggatctcgatgaaatAAACCGACGTGTTTTGAGGACTGATATTCTTCTTATACAA AAAATAGTGAAAGCCGGAGACAAAGACCTGGACGGACAGTTGGACTTTGGGGAGTTTGTCCATTATCTCAGAGACCATGAGAAGAAACTCCGGCTCGTCTTTAAGAGTCTGGACAAGAAGAACGATG GTCACATCGACTCACAGGAGATAATGCAGTCTCTGCGAGACCTGGGCGTGAACATCTCTGAGGAACAGGCGGAGAAGATTCTCAGGAG AATAAGGAGGGGTCATGTCTGGGCCCCTATCTTGTA TATGGATAAGAATGGAACGATGACGATCGACTGGAACGAGTGGCGAGATTATCACCTCCTGCATCCAGCAGGCAACATCCCTGAGATCATCCTCTACTGGAAACACTCCACG ATCTTTGACGTAGGTGAGAGTTTAACGATTCCCGATGAATTCACggcagaagagaagaaaacgGGAATGTGGTGgcgacacctagtggctggaggaggagctggagcggTGTCTCGAacctgcacagctccactgGACAGGCTGAAAGTTCTCATGCAG GTTCACGCCTCCAAGAGCAACAGCATGCACATCTCTGGGGGCTTCACCCACATGATCCGTGAGGGCGGCGTTCGGTCCCTGTGGAGAGGCAACGGCATCAATGTCATCAAGATCGGCCCCGAGTCTGCAATCAAGTTCATGGCCTATGAGCAT ATTAAACGATTAATCGGAAGTAACCAGGAGACGTTGGGCATCGCAGAGCGCCTGGTGGCGGGCTCTCTGGCCGGAGTGATCGCTCAGAGCAGCATCTACCCCATGGAG GTCCTGAAGACCCGCTTGGCGCTGAGGAGGACGGGTCAGTTCTCCGGCATCTTGGATTGTGCCAAACACATCttccagagggaggggggggcggcTTTCTACAAGGGCTACGTCCCCAACATGCTGGGCATCATCCCCTACGCTGGGATCGACCTGGCTGTCTACGag ACTCTGAAGAACTCGTGGCTCCAGCGTTACGCCACTGACAGCGCTGATCCCGGCGTGTTTGTGCTTCTGGCCTGCGGCACCACCTCCAGCACGTGTGGTCAGCTGGCCAGTTACCCGCTCGCCCTGGTCAGGACGCGCATGCAGGCACAAG CTACTCTGGAAGGAGGCCCTCAGATGAGCATGACGGGCCTGTTCAGACACATCGTCAGGACCGAGGGCGCCACGGGACTCTACCGAGGTCTGGCGCCCAACTTCATGAAGGTCATTCCGTCTGTTAGCATCAGCTACGTGGTGTACGAGCATCTGAAGATCACTCTGGGGGTCCAGtcaaggtga
- the slc25a25b gene encoding calcium-binding mitochondrial carrier protein SCaMC-2-B isoform X2 has protein sequence MQQQPPLLGDVFCQCRSADPEDSSSVPPSKPPGSRQPADPGPACDICGGPEQEHRMKVLFQVLDVNRDGGICLSDLTIGLKKLGVHRTELELKKIVKAGDKDLDGQLDFGEFVHYLRDHEKKLRLVFKSLDKKNDGHIDSQEIMQSLRDLGVNISEEQAEKILRSMDKNGTMTIDWNEWRDYHLLHPAGNIPEIILYWKHSTIFDVGESLTIPDEFTAEEKKTGMWWRHLVAGGGAGAVSRTCTAPLDRLKVLMQVHASKSNSMHISGGFTHMIREGGVRSLWRGNGINVIKIGPESAIKFMAYEHIKRLIGSNQETLGIAERLVAGSLAGVIAQSSIYPMEVLKTRLALRRTGQFSGILDCAKHIFQREGGAAFYKGYVPNMLGIIPYAGIDLAVYETLKNSWLQRYATDSADPGVFVLLACGTTSSTCGQLASYPLALVRTRMQAQATLEGGPQMSMTGLFRHIVRTEGATGLYRGLAPNFMKVIPSVSISYVVYEHLKITLGVQSR, from the exons atgcagcagcagcctcctctgctcGGGGACGTTTTCTGTCAGTGCCGCTCCGCAGACCCGGAGGACTCCTCCTCGGTTCCCCCCTCGAAGCCTCCCGGCAGCCGGCAGCCCGCCGACCCGGGGCCGGCCTGTGACATCTGCGGGGGACCGGAGCAGGAGCACCGGATGAAGGTTCTGTTCCAGGTCCTGGATGTGAACCGGGACGGAGGAATCTGTCTGAGCGACCTGACGATCGGGCTGAAGAAGTTAGGAGTTCACCGGACTGAGCTCGAGCTCAAG AAAATAGTGAAAGCCGGAGACAAAGACCTGGACGGACAGTTGGACTTTGGGGAGTTTGTCCATTATCTCAGAGACCATGAGAAGAAACTCCGGCTCGTCTTTAAGAGTCTGGACAAGAAGAACGATG GTCACATCGACTCACAGGAGATAATGCAGTCTCTGCGAGACCTGGGCGTGAACATCTCTGAGGAACAGGCGGAGAAGATTCTCAGGAG TATGGATAAGAATGGAACGATGACGATCGACTGGAACGAGTGGCGAGATTATCACCTCCTGCATCCAGCAGGCAACATCCCTGAGATCATCCTCTACTGGAAACACTCCACG ATCTTTGACGTAGGTGAGAGTTTAACGATTCCCGATGAATTCACggcagaagagaagaaaacgGGAATGTGGTGgcgacacctagtggctggaggaggagctggagcggTGTCTCGAacctgcacagctccactgGACAGGCTGAAAGTTCTCATGCAG GTTCACGCCTCCAAGAGCAACAGCATGCACATCTCTGGGGGCTTCACCCACATGATCCGTGAGGGCGGCGTTCGGTCCCTGTGGAGAGGCAACGGCATCAATGTCATCAAGATCGGCCCCGAGTCTGCAATCAAGTTCATGGCCTATGAGCAT ATTAAACGATTAATCGGAAGTAACCAGGAGACGTTGGGCATCGCAGAGCGCCTGGTGGCGGGCTCTCTGGCCGGAGTGATCGCTCAGAGCAGCATCTACCCCATGGAG GTCCTGAAGACCCGCTTGGCGCTGAGGAGGACGGGTCAGTTCTCCGGCATCTTGGATTGTGCCAAACACATCttccagagggaggggggggcggcTTTCTACAAGGGCTACGTCCCCAACATGCTGGGCATCATCCCCTACGCTGGGATCGACCTGGCTGTCTACGag ACTCTGAAGAACTCGTGGCTCCAGCGTTACGCCACTGACAGCGCTGATCCCGGCGTGTTTGTGCTTCTGGCCTGCGGCACCACCTCCAGCACGTGTGGTCAGCTGGCCAGTTACCCGCTCGCCCTGGTCAGGACGCGCATGCAGGCACAAG CTACTCTGGAAGGAGGCCCTCAGATGAGCATGACGGGCCTGTTCAGACACATCGTCAGGACCGAGGGCGCCACGGGACTCTACCGAGGTCTGGCGCCCAACTTCATGAAGGTCATTCCGTCTGTTAGCATCAGCTACGTGGTGTACGAGCATCTGAAGATCACTCTGGGGGTCCAGtcaaggtga
- the uap1l1 gene encoding UDP-N-acetylhexosamine pyrophosphorylase-like protein 1 — MSSLEVVQRGLELAGQRHVLQFWPELDEEERERFLQELALLDLDGLRAHCERAAAAAASPPASVDRHIEPVPPELIGSVKKSDRESLSAWGEEGLLQISQNRVGVLLLAGGQGTRLGVQYPKGMYNVGLPSNKTLYQIQAERIHKIQELADVKRGSKCSVPWYIMTSEFTLAPTQKFFKENNYFGLEPSNVILFEQRMIPAVTLDGKVILQGKGKIAMAPDGNGGLYQALVDNKVLEDMKRRGVEYLHVYCVDNILVKMADPLFIGFCVSKGADCGAKVVEKAYPTEPVGVVCRVQGVSQVVEYSEIQPDTAELRGPGGELVYSAGNICIHFFTRAFLQEVAEKFESQLKQHVAMKKVPFVDSEGNQVKPTKPNGIKMEKFVFDVFPFSRNFVAFEVVREEEFSPLKNADGAATDNPTTARNSLLAQHCRWAAAAGATLLDQHGKPLPPAASVSPADAPPAQCEISPLVSYFGEGLDLMLKGKKLATPLNLDETKAKDLQ, encoded by the exons ATGTCTTCTCTGGAGGTGGTGCAGCGGGGCCTGGAGCTCGCAGGGCAGCGTCACGTCCTTCAGTTCTGGCCGGagctggatgaggaggagagggagcggtTCCTCCAGGAGCTGGCTCTGCTGGACCTGGACGGGCTGCGGGCTCACTGTGAGCGGGCTGCGGCCGCTGCTGCGTCTCCTCCGGCCAGCGTGGACCGACACATCGAGCCGGTTCCTCCGGAGCTCATCGGCAGTGTGAAGAAAAGTGACCGGGAGAGTCTGTCCGCCTGGGGGGAGGAAG gGCTGCTGCAGATCTCACAGAATCGAGTCGGGGTCCTGCTCCTGGCCGGAGGTCAGGGGACCCGGCTCGGGGTCCAGTATCCCAAAGGGATGTATAACGTCGGGCTGCCGAGCAACAAAACCTTGTACCAGATCCAGGCAGAGCGAATTCACAAAATCCAGGAGCTGGCAGATGTTAAGCGTGGATCAAAATGCTCAGTACCGTG GTACATAATGACCAGTGAGTTCACTCTGGCTCCCACTCAGAAGTTCTTCAAGGAGAACAACTACTTCGGTCTGGAGCCGTCAAACGTCATCCTGTTCGAGCAGAGGATGATTCCAGCCGTGACCCTAGATGGAAAGGTCATCCTGCAGGGGAAAGGGAAGATCGCCATGGCGCCAG aTGGTAACGGCGGGCTGTACCAGGCGCTGGTGGACAATAAGGTTCTGGAGGACatgaagaggaggggggtggaATACCTGCACGTGTACTGTGTGGACAACATCCTGGTCAAGATGGCCGACCCCCTGTTCATCGGGTTCTGCGTGAGCAAAGGGGCCGACTGCGGCGCCAAG GTGGTGGAGAAGGCGTACCCCACAGAGCCAGTGGGCGTGGTCTGCAGGGTGCAGGGCGTGTCCCAGGTGGTGGAATACAGCGAGATCCAACCAGACACGGCCGAACTGCGAGGACCTGGAGGAGAGCTGGTCTACAGCGCAGGAAACATCTGCAtccacttcttcaccagagcGTTCCTGCAGGAAGTGGCAGA GAAATTTGAAAGTCAACTCAAGCAACACGTTGCGATGAAGAAGGTTCCCTTCGTGGACTCGGAGGGGAATCAGGTCAAACCCACCAAACCCAACGGGATAAAGATGGAGAAGTTTGTTTTTGACGTCTTTCCCTTCTCCAG GAACTTCGTTGCCTTTGAGGTTGTAAGAGAAGAAGAGTTTTCTCCTCTGAAAAATGCCGACGGTGCAGCGACCGACAACCCGACCACGGCCAGGAACTCTCTGCTGGCTCAGCACTGCCGCTGGGCCGCAGCCGCTGGAGCGACGCTGCTGGACCAACACGGGAAaccacttcctcctgcagccag TGTATCACCAGCAGACGCTCCTCCAGCTCAGTGTGAGATTTCTCCGCTGGTCTCTTATTTTGGAGAG GGTCTCGATCTGATGCTGAAAGGAAAGAAACTGGCAACTCCTCTGAACCTGGATGAAACAAAGGCCAAAGATCTTCAGTGA